One part of the Rutidosis leptorrhynchoides isolate AG116_Rl617_1_P2 chromosome 1, CSIRO_AGI_Rlap_v1, whole genome shotgun sequence genome encodes these proteins:
- the LOC139904214 gene encoding cytochrome P450 76T24-like yields the protein MEYPTLFLLISRLLTFIYVTTISGRRNSRLPPGPYPYPIIGNLLSIGDKPHISLAKLSKRYGPLMSLKLGTKTTIVVSSPDIAKQFFHTHDLSFSSRSIPDCGRVEDHDIYSMVWLTVGDQWRKLRKITREHLLSVHLIDSSKDLRQEKVQELLDHVNHCCSSKKAVNIGAVVFTTTINILSNYMFSIDLAQYDSVSSQEFKNLICRVFEIAGKPNVADFFPILKPFDPQGLFRKGNFYGKKLLAIFDRLIDQRLQTRSSSSSSKDNVKSLANKDVLDLLLDLNQKSESEISQNDMRHLFFDLFAGGTDTTTGTIEWAMAELIRNKEKLQKARSEVTKIMDNKNIQETDISRLPYLQAIIKETLRLHPPGPFLIPHFSIQEVEVQGFIVPKNTEIICNVWAMGQGPKLWSDPQVFLPERFMDVKIDYKGQDYELIPFGAGRRMCPGLNMAHRMLHMILGSLIQKFNWKLEESMREQDIDMDEKFGLTLQRKVPLMAIPISSPNFSDRKL from the exons ATGGAGTATCCAACTTTGTTTCTCTTGATTTCTCGCCTTTTAACATTCATCTACGTCACCACTATTTCCGGCCGTCGCAACTCAAGGTTGCCGCCGGGACCTTACCCGTATCCGATCATCGGAAATCTTCTGAGTATCGGAGACAAACCTCACATCTCTCTTGCCAAACTCTCTAAACGTTATGGTCCTTTGATGTCACTTAAACTTGGAACCAAAACAACCATAGTTGTTTCATCTCCTGATATCGCAAAACAATTCTTTCACACACATGATCTATCATTCTCTAGCCGTTCAATCCCAGATTGTGGACGAGTGGAGGACCATGATATATATTCTATGGTTTGGTTGACGGTTGGAGATCAATGGCGAAAATTACGAAAAATAACTAGAGAACATCTGTTGTCCGTACATCTTATAGACTCAAGCAAAGACCTACGCCAGGAAAAG GTGCAAGAACTACTAGATCATGTTAATCATTGTTGTTCAAGTAAAAAGGCAGTGAACATTGGAGCAGTTGTGTTTACCACGACAATAAATATTCTCTCTAACTACATGTTTTCTATAGATCTCGCACAATATGATTCTGTATCATCACAAGAATTTAAGAATTTGATATGCAGAGTATTTGAAATTGCTGGGAAGCCTAATGTAGCGGACTTTTTTCCAATACTAAAACCATTCGATCCACAAGGGTTATTTCGTAAAGGAAATTTTTATGGGAAGAAGTTATTGGCTATTTTCGATAGACTTATCGATCAAAGGTTGCAAACAAGATCAAGTAGTTCATCCTCAAAAGACAATGTGAAATCATTAGCGAACAAAGATGTTTTGGACTTGCTACTCGACCTTAACCAAAAAAGTGAATCTGAAATCAGTCAAAATGACATGAGACATTTGTTTTTT GATTTATTTGCTGGTGGAACTGATACTACTACAGGCACAATAGAATGGGCAATGGCGGAGCTTATTCGTAACAAAGAGAAATTGCAAAAAGCTCGATCAGAAGTCACCAAAATCATGGACAACAAAAATATACAGGAAACGGATATCTCGCGACTCCCGTACTTACAAGCGATAATAAAAGAAACTCTTCGACTTCATCCACCTGGTCCTTTTCTAATTCCTCACTTTTCTATACAAGAAGTAGAGGTTCAAGGCTTCATAGTGCCTAAAAATACCGAAATTATTTGTAATGTTTGGGCTATGGGGCAAGGCCCAAAATTATGGTCGGATCCGCAAGTGTTCTTGCCTGAACGGTTTATGGATGTCAAGATTGACTATAAAGGCCAAGATTACGAGCTCATTCCATTTGGTGCCGGTAGAAGGATGTGTCCCGGATTAAATATGGCTCATAGAATGTTACATATGATACTAGGATCGTTGATTCAAAAGTTTAATTGGAAGCTTGAAGAAAGCATGAGGGAGCAAGATatagacatggatgaaaagtttggaCTCACATTGCAAAGAAAGGTACCACTCATGGCAATTCCAATTTCAAGTCCCAATTTTAGTGATAGAAAGTTATGA